TGCAAATTTCACCTGATCGTTAGCAGCGAAATAGAAGATTCCCCAGAAAGTTCCTTTCGTTCCGTTGACCGGAACAAGTGCTTTCCAAGCATTCGGATCACCGGCAGGAGTTCCCCAGTTGTATGCGCTGCCAGTCATGTAAAGTTCGGTGGGCGCACTGTTGTCTTTCACTGTAAAACGGTAGTTGAAGGCATCGAACGAGATTTTGATTTTACCGTCCAGTGCTGTATTAATGGCTCCTGCATTCGTCCAGCTAACAAAATTATCACCGGAGTCATCACCATCTACACTACTTCCCAAGGCTTTGGTCCAGTCTATGTCGTTTCCGTTAATAGCTGAAGCCGGGAAAATCTTGAAGTTCGAAGTACTTTCTATTTCTGCTTCCAGTATATACAGGTTTTCATCGAGAGCGTCCTTCTTCATCTGTTGGGCACTGTTACCGTCCCAGCCTGTGAAATCACCGACTATATAATAGCCGTCGGGATCAACAGCCGGAGTTGTGGCAGGCTGCAAGGTGATGCTTACTTCATTTCCCACCAGTTGAATACCTTCACCGGAAGGAGTTACGGCAGAAGCATTGATAGAGATTTTCAATTCACGTACCACGCTTGCACGGCTTTTGTAGGCTTCCTGCGTCACACTGTCCAGTTGTGCCAAGGCTACTTTAAAGACATGGTCTTCCGTCATGGAAAATGGAATGGTGTGATTCTCATTCAGTGTCAAAGAGTTGACAGCGATCTTACTGCCTTCTTCGGCTGTGGTCGAGCTTAACTTTGCGATTTCTACGGAATCGGCTGTGGCCGCGTCCATGACGATGCTGGCGTCCTTGCCTGCTGTGAAAGTTGCAGTCAACTGTCCCGCCGACTCTTCCTGGGGATTGGACTGGGGATCAGCCCAGTCCTTGAAATCTTCATTACAGGCAGAAAATCCGATTGCTGCCAGAAACATCCCTGTGTATATTAAATGTTTTTTCATGATGAATCGTTCTTTTTAAAGTTAATTACTTCTTTTCTCCTGTACCTGCCGTGAAGTTCAGATGGATCACATTGCCGGCTGAACCCTGTATGGAATAACCGTCTCCCTTTTCTGTCCAACTGTCAATAAGGTTGAAATCACGATAGAAGATTTCACCGTCATGGAGTGTAAACTCAGTTCTCCACCAGTCGAGGTCTGTCTTGAAGCACATACGGACTTCTCCGCTTGCAGTCATGGCAGGAGATACGAAGTTACCGTCTTTGGTGGCGGGAACCGTAAACTTCCATTCGTCGTTGAATGCCCATGAACCGCCGGTTGTGTTACCGAACAAATACACTTCAGCTGGGTAGAAAGTAATGGTAAACTGATAATCATCCCCTTTGACAGCCGCTTTGACGTAGAAGAGATACCATCCGGCGTTTTCTACGACGAAGTTGTCACTGCCGCTGACTCCTGCTCCGGCTTTGTCGGTAACCGTCACGCGGTTGTCGTTAATACCGATATACTCGTTTTCCTTTGTTCCGAACTTGAACTCGGAGTTGGCATCGAAGTAAATCATTGAATAGAACTGACCGTCCATACCGTAGACACCTGCCATCGGTTTCCATACTTTCCAGTCGGTATCCAGCATAGAACCTACAATGAACATTGTCTTGGGAGGTGTCAATGAGCTGGTGCTCTTGGAAATCAGAACGTTGGGTAACTCAATCACATTGGAAAAACATACTCCTTTTCCACTGCTTGTGATGTTGGCCTTCAGGCGGATATATACAGCTACCGGTTCGGTAGGGAGTTCTGCCTGCTCTCCGTTCACGGCCGTCCACAAGTCGAGAAGCGCATTGTTGAGTTCGGAAGCATCCACATTGATCTTTGCTGTCGGGGAGGTGCTTTCCAACACTGTATAGTTGGCTTTGCTCTCATCTGTCGCTTCTATGAAATCCTGTTCAAATGAGGCTTGTACCGTGTAGGTGGTAGCTGCCGGAAAACCGTAGTCCGGTTGCGAACAAGTGAGTTCTACAGTTTGGGCATTCTTCAGGTCATATACATTGTTGGCTGCATACGCGGGCGTATTGAGCGTGAATGTATCGGGTTCGTTCAGGATCGGATTGCTGTCATTGTCTGTTTCGCAGGCCGTAAATAGAGGCAGTGCGAAGGTGACAGCGAGTAATATGTTGGATATTTTTTTCATAATGGCATTCTTTTATATAAGGATGAACTCTTGGTTATTTATAGCCTTCATTTTGTGACATATTCCTGTTATTGTTTATATCCGATACAGGGATAGGATATTTGTTGTAGTATGAAGCGACAGATGTTCCGTTCATTGCTCCACCTTTCCAGTCCCAAAGATATTTATTGGTTGTGAACATACCGAAACGAACCAAGTCTGAACGACGGCGACCTTCCAGATAGAATTCACGTGCCCATTCGTCGATAAGTTCCTGTTCGGTTACGGTCTGTACCTTTCTTGTACAGTTGGCGCGTTTGCGAAGTTCATTGATGTCTCCTGTGGCGTCTCCTCCCTGACGGAAAATGGCTTCCGCACGTGTCAGGTATGCTTCTGCCAAACGGAACAAAGGAATATCTGTGTCAGGATAAGTAGCATGGCTGACGGGTTTTCCGTCAGAGCGGTAATTCTGCCATTTTACAATCGACAAGCCATCGGTGAATCCGCTGATCGCATCTGTCTGAATTTTGCGTCTGCCGCCTCCTACACCAGAGTATAGCAAGGCACGGTCGTCACCGGCAGCTTTGATCATGTCTTCTGTTCTGATGCCGTGTTCTGCATCGAAAGCATCGATCTGCTCATCTGTATCTAAGCCTTTGGTCGGAATTTCAACATCGGCGGGCAGCATCGGCACATCTTCGAGATTGGAGAAGAACTTTTGTACCATTGCTGCACGGGCAAAGATACAGGACCAACCGTTCGTTGTTCCCATACGGGGCATACCGGCTACACGAGTACCACAAACCAGATAAGTTGAACCGCCATAGTTACGTGTCTTCACTCCATCCTGACGGATAGGCAGAATGATTTCCTGCATGGCATTTTCATTCTCGTCGTTATCGGCCATAAACAGTTCGCTGTAATTTGTACATAGCTTATATGCTGAGCCAATCACTTTGCTGGCATATTCTTCCGCTTTTGCATAATCGGTTTGTCCGGTGTATACGCCTGCGTTCAGGTACAAACGTGCGCGGAGCAACCAGTTGGCGGCTTTGTCTGCACGTCCGAAGGGAGCCTGGCGAGGCTCATACATATCAGCTTCAATTTCGTTCAGTTCATTCTGAATGTAGGTATAGAGTTCCGTCCCCTTCTTCTCGACAGGCAAGTCATTGCTAAAGTGTTCCTTAAACGGAGCTTTACCGAACAAGTCGAGGAAGTACCAATAATGGAGGGCACGCAGGAAACGTATTTCCGCACGTTGGCGCAGTGTTTCTGCATCTGTCATGCCTTCGGTCTGGTCGAGGAAGAAGTTATATTGTGTGATGTCATATCCCAAACGGACGTAAACCCACTCTGTGCGCTGGCTGGAAGGACTCCAGCTAATGCTTGTAAGCTGGGGGATGTCCTGATTCTCCTGCCATGCCCAAAGACATTCGTCGGTAGGCAGTTCGTTGCAGTTGAAAGTGGTACGATAGAAACCGGATTCGCCTTCGTCCTGTCCGTCGAGGTCAGGAGAGCCGTCGATACCCTTTTGTCCGGTTACACCCAACATGGCATATCCTTTCACAAATACTCCCTGCTGGTCGAAACTACCTCCTGTCTGAGGGTCGATGGGACTAATATCCAGATCGTTGATACATGAAGTTACTCCCGAAGAGAGAACTGCGATCAGTGCGGCTGAAAATAGCTGTTTGATATATTTTGTTTTCATGATAAATTGATTTAATGAATGTTAGAATTGCAGACTTAAACCTAATAAGAAAGTCATAGCTCTGGGATATGGATTGGCGTCGATACCGCTTTTTACTTCCGGATCAAGGCCTTTGTATTTACTGATAATGAACGGATTCTGTACTGTAGCATATACACGCCCGCCAACACCTTTGTAGGTTTGAGTCTTCCACAGATTCTGGAAAGAATAACCTAACGTGATGTTATCACAACGTAAGAATGATGCGTTATGTATAAAATAGTCGCTCATGTAATCACCTTGTCCGCTGAGACCGAGTGCGACGGCTTCGGCACTGGTGTTGCTATATGCATTATTGGAGAACAGTCCCGAAGTGCTGACGTTGGCTTTGTTGCTCAGGAAGTCATAGTACACGTAGTTATTCAGACTGGCACGTAAGGAGAAGC
This sequence is a window from Bacteroides thetaiotaomicron VPI-5482. Protein-coding genes within it:
- the susD gene encoding starch-binding outer membrane lipoprotein SusD; the encoded protein is MKTKYIKQLFSAALIAVLSSGVTSCINDLDISPIDPQTGGSFDQQGVFVKGYAMLGVTGQKGIDGSPDLDGQDEGESGFYRTTFNCNELPTDECLWAWQENQDIPQLTSISWSPSSQRTEWVYVRLGYDITQYNFFLDQTEGMTDAETLRQRAEIRFLRALHYWYFLDLFGKAPFKEHFSNDLPVEKKGTELYTYIQNELNEIEADMYEPRQAPFGRADKAANWLLRARLYLNAGVYTGQTDYAKAEEYASKVIGSAYKLCTNYSELFMADNDENENAMQEIILPIRQDGVKTRNYGGSTYLVCGTRVAGMPRMGTTNGWSCIFARAAMVQKFFSNLEDVPMLPADVEIPTKGLDTDEQIDAFDAEHGIRTEDMIKAAGDDRALLYSGVGGGRRKIQTDAISGFTDGLSIVKWQNYRSDGKPVSHATYPDTDIPLFRLAEAYLTRAEAIFRQGGDATGDINELRKRANCTRKVQTVTEQELIDEWAREFYLEGRRRSDLVRFGMFTTNKYLWDWKGGAMNGTSVASYYNKYPIPVSDINNNRNMSQNEGYK
- the susE gene encoding starch-binding outer membrane protein SusE; its protein translation is MKKISNILLAVTFALPLFTACETDNDSNPILNEPDTFTLNTPAYAANNVYDLKNAQTVELTCSQPDYGFPAATTYTVQASFEQDFIEATDESKANYTVLESTSPTAKINVDASELNNALLDLWTAVNGEQAELPTEPVAVYIRLKANITSSGKGVCFSNVIELPNVLISKSTSSLTPPKTMFIVGSMLDTDWKVWKPMAGVYGMDGQFYSMIYFDANSEFKFGTKENEYIGINDNRVTVTDKAGAGVSGSDNFVVENAGWYLFYVKAAVKGDDYQFTITFYPAEVYLFGNTTGGSWAFNDEWKFTVPATKDGNFVSPAMTASGEVRMCFKTDLDWWRTEFTLHDGEIFYRDFNLIDSWTEKGDGYSIQGSAGNVIHLNFTAGTGEKK
- the susF gene encoding starch-binding outer membrane protein SusF, whose translation is MKKHLIYTGMFLAAIGFSACNEDFKDWADPQSNPQEESAGQLTATFTAGKDASIVMDAATADSVEIAKLSSTTAEEGSKIAVNSLTLNENHTIPFSMTEDHVFKVALAQLDSVTQEAYKSRASVVRELKISINASAVTPSGEGIQLVGNEVSITLQPATTPAVDPDGYYIVGDFTGWDGNSAQQMKKDALDENLYILEAEIESTSNFKIFPASAINGNDIDWTKALGSSVDGDDSGDNFVSWTNAGAINTALDGKIKISFDAFNYRFTVKDNSAPTELYMTGSAYNWGTPAGDPNAWKALVPVNGTKGTFWGIFYFAANDQVKFAPQANWGNDFGFVDAISQESKDLAGLSDEGGNLKVGIAGWYLVYVSVIGDDKVIEFEKPNVYLMGDTSYNGWDAQLVEQDLFTVPGTADGEFVSPAFLKDGAVRICVNPKAVSAGDWWKTEFIIFDGQIAYRGNGGDQAAVQGKTGQKVYLNFGNGTGRIE